From Providencia sp. R33, a single genomic window includes:
- a CDS encoding trypsin-like serine peptidase: MDVYKLAHFNEKINIDVIKNNIKGKIHSFFVERTHSTFLKLHFSNIHLPQNSYVEFEYGDSVIQRENFYQINDTVVTIPSSGVNIRVRLPLLTDVEHDFSFFLDSIEHDNNSRVIIGQDERKPYMCHEGSPIAEYALSSAAARIGGWGSCSLIGSENHVLTNNHVVESDLNLINGEIWFNWFNETCSSTSTVTEPVRLKPGRILKRGISSSDNDYALFTLNEFDYVNSNVKALFGGLALSHNNPVKGENIYVPQYGDGGLRPMYIGDIKNGKFAEILNVENNGNKIVHNADTQGGSSGSPVISRVSNQIIGLHWGGGSVNVGVSAQKLNIELGNFIDKSNTPITGLGKIASTNLELTPISSFDTLIPISLSEGSRIQPFDTVKIENHDNYSTVSVEALDLITNETFPLIFKACLVKEDYQGHLQGDITGDVFLKLYDFVIEKNGISKSWFTFKISDDAHNIKNHVIRLIFDHYDPYEVPFDIESAEVLVLNLSQDKKNTTSYTVNGNDYYGFVALYRGQGPLSLVWSEKAYSLVKGLLKNSLGDEVLVNFRASRQTECASNSMNTAAACSSQNKFSRLELEYLPKDNPHLVLENCVYEGIIPLQAKSWQGEPSKNILVKVSLRSE, encoded by the coding sequence ATGGATGTATATAAATTAGCACATTTTAATGAGAAAATTAATATTGATGTTATTAAAAATAATATTAAAGGAAAGATTCACTCTTTTTTTGTTGAACGTACTCATTCGACTTTTTTAAAATTGCACTTCTCAAATATTCATCTGCCACAAAATAGTTATGTTGAATTTGAATACGGGGATAGTGTTATACAACGAGAAAATTTTTATCAGATAAATGACACGGTAGTGACTATCCCAAGTAGCGGCGTGAATATTCGAGTTAGATTACCGTTACTTACTGATGTAGAACATGATTTTTCGTTTTTCCTAGATTCGATTGAGCACGATAATAACTCAAGAGTGATTATCGGCCAAGACGAACGAAAACCTTATATGTGTCATGAAGGAAGCCCAATTGCTGAGTATGCGTTATCAAGTGCGGCAGCGCGAATTGGTGGATGGGGGTCTTGTTCCTTAATTGGCAGTGAAAATCATGTACTCACTAATAACCATGTTGTTGAGAGTGACCTTAATTTAATCAATGGCGAAATATGGTTTAATTGGTTTAATGAGACTTGTAGTTCGACATCTACCGTGACTGAGCCGGTTCGTTTAAAGCCAGGTAGAATATTAAAGCGAGGGATCAGTTCTAGCGATAATGACTATGCGTTATTTACATTAAATGAATTTGATTATGTCAATTCTAATGTAAAAGCATTATTTGGTGGGCTTGCATTAAGCCATAATAATCCTGTTAAAGGTGAGAATATTTATGTTCCACAATATGGTGATGGTGGATTACGCCCAATGTATATTGGCGATATAAAAAATGGCAAATTTGCTGAGATATTAAACGTTGAAAATAATGGCAACAAAATAGTTCACAATGCTGATACTCAAGGGGGGTCATCAGGTTCTCCTGTTATATCAAGAGTCAGTAATCAGATAATTGGATTACATTGGGGGGGCGGGAGTGTCAATGTTGGCGTTTCGGCACAAAAACTGAATATTGAGTTAGGCAATTTTATTGATAAGAGCAATACCCCGATTACTGGGTTAGGAAAAATTGCATCAACCAATCTCGAATTAACGCCAATTAGTTCATTCGACACACTCATTCCAATATCTTTAAGTGAAGGAAGCCGAATTCAGCCTTTCGATACCGTTAAAATAGAAAATCATGATAATTATTCAACTGTGTCTGTTGAGGCGCTCGATTTAATCACAAATGAAACATTTCCTCTTATCTTTAAAGCATGCTTAGTCAAAGAGGATTACCAAGGACACCTCCAAGGTGATATCACTGGTGATGTTTTCTTAAAACTCTATGATTTTGTTATTGAAAAAAACGGTATATCTAAAAGTTGGTTCACTTTTAAAATATCTGATGATGCACATAACATTAAAAACCATGTTATTAGGCTGATTTTTGATCATTATGACCCCTATGAGGTGCCATTTGATATCGAAAGTGCTGAAGTGTTGGTATTGAACCTTAGCCAAGATAAAAAAAATACGACAAGCTACACGGTAAATGGCAACGATTATTATGGGTTTGTTGCTTTGTATCGCGGGCAGGGACCTCTGTCTTTGGTCTGGTCTGAAAAAGCATACTCACTGGTAAAGGGGCTGTTAAAGAATTCATTAGGTGATGAAGTCCTTGTTAATTTCAGAGCTTCTCGCCAAACAGAGTGCGCTTCGAACTCAATGAATACAGCTGCTGCATGTAGTTCCCAGAATAAATTCTCTCGGCTAGAATTGGAATATTTGCCTAAAGATAACCCACATCTTGTATTAGAAAATTGTGTTTATGAAGGGATCATTCCGTTACAGGCAAAATCGTGGCAAGGGGAACCTAGTAAAAATATTTTAGTTAAAGTCTCTTTACGGTCCGAATAA